Genomic DNA from bacterium:
GCCAACGCCAGCGCTGCTCGCTCATGTCCGTGAGCGCTCGCATCACGCCTTCCCCCTTCCACTCCGAGTTGAAGAGGTTCTCCTGGATTCCCATTCCGCCGACATTCCGATACTTCGCAATGCCGGTCTTCTTGAGGCTCTCGACGGTCATTCCTTCGGCCGAAGGGCTCTTCTCCAGGATGAGCTGATTGACCGCCTCCGCATCCTCGGGCCCGTATTCGCGAGCAAACGAGAACCGATCGGCGAAGGTCCGGAGATCCACTGTCTGCGTGCCGCAGCCCTGGGTGGGTTCGAGCCCCCGCTCGATGGCGATGCGCTGGATGGTTTCGGCCAGCAGCGAGTAGAGCTCCCACTCGTCCTTCGCTTCGCCCACGGGCTTGACCGCTCGGTCGCAGTAGTGGAGGTACGGCACGTAGGCCACGGAGTACTTGATGCCCGGCTTCTCGTAGTAGCCGGCAGCGGGCAGCAGATAATCGGCGTGGAGCCCCGTGAAGGTATGCTTCTGGTTCACGTCGATCACCAGTTCGAGCTTCGGCCAGAGCTCTTCGAGCATGCGCTGAGGCAGGTTGCTGCGGCGCAAGACGTTGCTGCCCCCCGTGACCCAGCAACGCGGCTCGATGTTCTTTGCTGGATGCGTCGGCATCCAGCCCTTCGCCTCGGATTCCTCGACGTAGGCGGCTAGAGGTTTCGGGTAGAGGTGATCCTGCTCGCGCGCCAAATCCTTGGCCACGCCCTGGAACTTGTAGTTCTGGCTCGCCGAGTTGGTGAGGCATGAATCCTCGCCGGTCGTCAGGTGGCGCGACAACTCGTGCTGGAACTGCGCCTCCGACTTCTTTCCGGCGATCTGATCGACCAACATCCCGATCACCTTGGCGCTGCCGAAGACCTTTGCCATGCCGCGAAGCGTTCCGAGGAATCCCTCACCTGCATCGTTCGCCACCAGGCCAAAGCCATCGATCCCGACCCAGCCGGTGGAGTGATAGCCCGCGCCCTTCTTTCCGATCGCTCCCTTGAGCGAGAGACAGAGGAGCTTGGTGCGGTTGATCAGGTCCGAATGGAGGTAGCGATTCGAACCCCAGCTCGAGAGCACCATCGGGCGTTCAGCGGCAGCGAAGCCCTCGGCGAATTGCTCGACCACCGCAGGATCGAGACCGGTGACCCCCGCCGTGTGGTCGAACGTCCATGGCTCGAGGTGCTCTCGGAGCAGCGCGCCCACGGGCGCGACTCCGATACTCGTGCCATCCGCGAGCGTTACCTCGAAGCGCCCCTCGATCACGGGTTCGAGCCCCTCCAAGAAGAGCTTCACGCGCTCGTCGTTGCCCTGGGAGCCCGGCGCCGGGACGAGGCCATCTTTCTTCGAATCCCACATGTACAGCAGGTCGTCGGCGCCTCCGGTGCGCAGATCGGACTCTCGGAGGAAGCGACCCGTATCGAGCCGGACCAGGATCGGAAGGTCGGTCTGCTCTCGCACGTAGTCCAGATCGATCCGCCCGCTCTCCCAGATATGGCGTGCGGTGGCGAGCCCGAGGGCCGCGTCGCTGCCGGGCCGGATCGGGAGCCATTGGTCTGCCCGCATCGCCGTCGCGCTGTACACCGGATCGATGACCGCGAGTTCCGCGCCGTTGTATTTCGCCTCGTACAGGAAGTGGGCATCGGACATCTGGGTGACGGAGGGGTTCATCATCCAGACGACCAGGTAGTCCGAGAGGAACCACTCGTCGGCAGATCCGCCGATGTGGGGAATACCGAGGGAGAGTGTGGCACCGACGTTGAGATCTCCGATCTCTGCCCAGTCGTCCGGTAGGGATGCGCCAAGCATGCCGAAGAAGCGGTTCCGGGCTGCGTTGGTCGCGCCCAGATCGAAGTGTGGCCCCAGGTCCTGAACGAGGGCCTCACCGCCATGGCGTTCGCAGATGTCGATCAGCTTCTCGGCGATCTCGTTCAACGCCTGATCCCAGCTGATCTGCTTCCATTTTCCTTCGCCGCGCTCACCCGCTCGCTTGAGCGGCACCGTCAATCGGCTCGGGCCGTACATCACCTCCGTGTAACAGGCGCCCTTCTGACAGCCGCGCGGATTGAAATCCGGCACGCCGGGTTCCGAAGCCTCGTAGTTGGCCGTCTGCTCTTCGCGGACGACGATCCCGTCCTTGACGTAGAGATCCCAGTTGCACGCACTCCGACAATTCAGCCAGCCGTGGGAGCCCTTCGCAACGCGATCCCAGGTCCAACGCTCCCGGTAGAGATCCTCCCAGCTCGCGAGCTTCGGCTTCGCCGTGGCGGCCGCCTCCGCCGGTTGGCTTTCGAAGTGAAGCAGCGGAAGGGTCGCCATGCCGAGCCCGCTGAGGTGGAGGAATCGGCGGCGACTCAACCCCGAGGCGGGAGCTCGCTCGAGATCGGCCTTCGGAATGCTCCGCTCTTCCATGTTCCCCTCCTGACCCGACGCTATGCGAGTCGTGCTTCGAGCTTCAGATAGGCAGCGACGCTCGTGAGTGCCTGGTCGATGAATTGCTCGTCGTTCCCGGCAAAGAGCGAGTCTTCGAGCGGAAGTGCCGCCAGGCGAACCATCAGCATGCTTCTCAGTTGCTCGAGGGCGAAATCGACGGCCACGGGAGGATCGGCGTGGCCGATTTCGTCGACCCGTTCGAGGAGTAGTGCGCGCAGACGTGATTGGAGTTCTGCAGCCAGCTTCAACTGCCGTTCGGCGAAGCCGGCATCACGGGATGCCATGGTGAGCGCGGCCCGATGCAGCGCTGCGCGATCTCGACCCTCGCTAAGCGTGAATTCGATGTAGCCCGTCAACAACTCCAGGATGGGAGCACCCTGCCACCGTTCGGGTGCGACCGCATCCTCCATGGTCTCGCGGAACGCCTCGCCCCAACGCTCGTCGAGGGCGTGGAGCAGCGCGGTCTTGTCGCGGAAGCGCCGATAGACGGTGCCCACCGAGCAACCTGCCCGGCGAGCGATCTCGGAGACCGACGCATCCGCGTAACCCTTCTCGCGGATCTCGGCTTCGGCTGCGTCGAGCAGCAATTCCAGCGTGCGTTGGCTGCGCGCCTGATGGGCCGGCCTGGCCCAGCGGAGATCGTCGATCCTGGAGGTGTGGGTCTTCAAGCGTTGAATTTCACCAAATAGGAGTAGGAATTCACATTCACATTCGAATCGTAGATGCCTCCTCACCTCCATGCAACTCGTGCCAGGTGTTCCTGAGGTGCCCGCGGCCGCCTCGCCAGACCTGCTCGCGGGCTACGATCTTGAGGGTCTGACGCGCCACCGGTCTACATGCGAACCCACAATCTGGAGGAGCCCCTGATGGATCCCGGCTACGAGACCGTCGTGGATGCCTCCAACCTGGTCTGGACGCTGCTGGTCTACGGCCTTCACGGCGCCGTCGGCGTCCTTCACACCGCCCTCGCCTGCTGTCTGGTGGCGGGCGGAATCCTCGACTTCTTCTTCCCCGGACAAGGCGGGCGCTGGATTCGCCGGCTCGGTGCGGTCGAAATGGACGCAGAACGTACGCGCCGCTTCGGGGCTCTGCGATTGCTGCTGGGCCTGCTTCTGTTTGCGCCGTTCCT
This window encodes:
- a CDS encoding TetR/AcrR family transcriptional regulator; amino-acid sequence: MKTHTSRIDDLRWARPAHQARSQRTLELLLDAAEAEIREKGYADASVSEIARRAGCSVGTVYRRFRDKTALLHALDERWGEAFRETMEDAVAPERWQGAPILELLTGYIEFTLSEGRDRAALHRAALTMASRDAGFAERQLKLAAELQSRLRALLLERVDEIGHADPPVAVDFALEQLRSMLMVRLAALPLEDSLFAGNDEQFIDQALTSVAAYLKLEARLA
- a CDS encoding molybdopterin-dependent oxidoreductase encodes the protein MEERSIPKADLERAPASGLSRRRFLHLSGLGMATLPLLHFESQPAEAAATAKPKLASWEDLYRERWTWDRVAKGSHGWLNCRSACNWDLYVKDGIVVREEQTANYEASEPGVPDFNPRGCQKGACYTEVMYGPSRLTVPLKRAGERGEGKWKQISWDQALNEIAEKLIDICERHGGEALVQDLGPHFDLGATNAARNRFFGMLGASLPDDWAEIGDLNVGATLSLGIPHIGGSADEWFLSDYLVVWMMNPSVTQMSDAHFLYEAKYNGAELAVIDPVYSATAMRADQWLPIRPGSDAALGLATARHIWESGRIDLDYVREQTDLPILVRLDTGRFLRESDLRTGGADDLLYMWDSKKDGLVPAPGSQGNDERVKLFLEGLEPVIEGRFEVTLADGTSIGVAPVGALLREHLEPWTFDHTAGVTGLDPAVVEQFAEGFAAAERPMVLSSWGSNRYLHSDLINRTKLLCLSLKGAIGKKGAGYHSTGWVGIDGFGLVANDAGEGFLGTLRGMAKVFGSAKVIGMLVDQIAGKKSEAQFQHELSRHLTTGEDSCLTNSASQNYKFQGVAKDLAREQDHLYPKPLAAYVEESEAKGWMPTHPAKNIEPRCWVTGGSNVLRRSNLPQRMLEELWPKLELVIDVNQKHTFTGLHADYLLPAAGYYEKPGIKYSVAYVPYLHYCDRAVKPVGEAKDEWELYSLLAETIQRIAIERGLEPTQGCGTQTVDLRTFADRFSFAREYGPEDAEAVNQLILEKSPSAEGMTVESLKKTGIAKYRNVGGMGIQENLFNSEWKGEGVMRALTDMSEQRWRWPTLTGRQQCYIDHPWFIEAGESLPDHKESPKAGGDHPFQFVSCHSRWSIHSVWRDTSMLMRLQRGEPVVYLNPAEATKLGIEDGAWSKISNDYGSIHMRVKHSSMVRPKVAYYFHAWEPHQFPEHKSYKWLIPGLMNPLHFAGGEGHLGWFFGHYTPGTHVQDTRVAIAASDGPSGKGEES